One window of Chamaesiphon minutus PCC 6605 genomic DNA carries:
- a CDS encoding type IV pilin-like G/H family protein codes for MRTELQAKFIQHLNTRKDSEKGFTLVELLVVIIIIGILAAIALPHFLNQTAKAKQSEAKQNMGVVNKSQNAYRQENQSFASTFNILAIGSVTDGAAAGTGTTVNYAYTIVATPTNDTANVVATARDGGLKGYTAAITRYTNAAGFNVHGSVLCEATAAGTVSPTAPTAPAGSIPTCGTNTTQISL; via the coding sequence ATGAGAACCGAACTCCAAGCTAAATTCATCCAACACCTCAACACTCGCAAAGATAGCGAAAAAGGTTTCACGCTTGTTGAATTACTCGTAGTTATCATCATCATCGGGATCTTGGCAGCAATCGCTTTGCCGCACTTTCTCAATCAGACAGCCAAAGCAAAGCAATCTGAAGCCAAGCAAAATATGGGTGTGGTTAATAAAAGTCAAAATGCTTACCGTCAAGAAAATCAGAGTTTTGCCAGTACCTTCAATATATTAGCGATCGGCAGTGTCACAGATGGTGCGGCGGCTGGGACTGGCACAACCGTTAACTATGCTTACACGATCGTTGCCACCCCTACTAACGATACTGCCAATGTCGTTGCTACAGCTAGAGATGGCGGTCTAAAAGGCTATACGGCAGCGATTACTCGCTATACCAATGCTGCAGGATTCAACGTACACGGTAGTGTCTTGTGCGAGGCAACTGCTGCGGGTACGGTTTCGCCAACCGCGCCAACCGCTCCGGCTGGGAGCATTCCTACTTGCGGCACCAACACCACACAAATTAGTCTCTAA
- a CDS encoding type IV pilin-like G/H family protein yields the protein MRTELKAKFIQHLNNRKQSEKGFTLVELLVVIIIIGILAAIALPNFLNQTSKAKQSEAKQNVALVNKTQNAFRAENQSFASTFNILAIGSVTDTVAPGSGTSANYSYTMGQSAATDSAVAIAVARDGGLKGYNGGITRFVNAAGQNVTGTILCEATGASTVAPVAVTFAAGVAPLCGSSTGVGGVTTISI from the coding sequence ATGAGAACCGAACTAAAAGCTAAATTCATCCAACACCTCAACAACCGCAAACAATCCGAAAAAGGTTTCACTCTCGTTGAATTGTTAGTTGTAATTATCATCATCGGTATTTTGGCTGCGATCGCATTACCTAACTTCCTCAACCAAACTTCCAAAGCGAAGCAATCCGAAGCTAAACAGAACGTCGCTCTGGTTAACAAAACTCAAAACGCTTTCCGCGCTGAAAATCAATCTTTTGCCAGTACTTTTAATATCTTAGCCATCGGTAGCGTTACCGACACTGTAGCTCCTGGTAGTGGTACGAGTGCTAACTATAGTTACACTATGGGTCAGAGTGCTGCTACCGACTCTGCAGTGGCAATTGCTGTTGCTAGAGATGGTGGTCTCAAAGGTTATAACGGTGGCATTACTCGTTTTGTAAATGCTGCTGGTCAAAACGTAACTGGTACTATTCTGTGCGAAGCTACTGGTGCTAGTACTGTCGCTCCCGTTGCCGTCACTTTTGCAGCTGGTGTCGCACCTCTCTGTGGATCGTCTACTGGTGTTGGTGGCGTGACTACTATCAGTATCTAG
- a CDS encoding hypothetical protein (involved in light-induced Na+-dependent proton extrusion): protein MDSFLVKNFGQYWVRANQWFYRTADRALDEAYKAALKIKAIEDEHFGGQPIVIPAEYNKNQVATYFQNDLNKYLNIVRIRLAEFQASRTLTGNNYPQSRERQQFDRREGNDLNPYTQDIEYEARILEKLSFIDEILNRYAERNIDPLRSSLGERAIDFIAPPEPPEPPSSLSIAKTASGRQNRRAANLTPPNPTPSLRQSNRMSNRLERSNENVNNDKKAVIDISLINTFRRIQQDLNPNADVQVLENYRFSQSKTRTSLRFLLMLILVPLLMQYISKIVVVGPVVEVYRTYRHADVFLNVNLENEAYEEIETFEKRIKFQQLVGLAPKLTTEQLEEQVKQKAEEVKLSFYRKSADAVKNWFADILAVIAFAWLITHSKQQIEILKSFFGDLIYGLSDTAKAFIIILLTDTFVGFHSPHGWEIILEGTARHLGIAENNGFNSLFIATFPVLMDTVFKYWIFRYLTGQSPSSVATYKSMNE from the coding sequence ATGGACAGCTTTCTAGTCAAGAACTTCGGTCAATACTGGGTACGTGCAAATCAGTGGTTTTATCGTACAGCCGATCGAGCATTGGATGAAGCCTACAAAGCCGCTTTGAAAATTAAAGCGATCGAAGACGAACATTTTGGCGGCCAACCGATTGTAATTCCCGCCGAGTATAACAAAAATCAAGTTGCTACTTATTTTCAGAACGACCTTAATAAGTATCTCAACATTGTCCGGATTCGACTAGCCGAGTTTCAAGCCAGCCGGACACTCACTGGAAATAACTATCCCCAATCGCGCGAGCGTCAACAATTCGATCGACGAGAAGGCAACGATCTCAATCCCTATACTCAGGATATCGAATATGAAGCGCGCATCCTCGAAAAACTCAGCTTTATCGATGAAATCTTGAATCGGTATGCGGAGCGTAATATCGATCCACTCAGATCGAGCCTCGGGGAACGCGCGATCGATTTTATCGCCCCACCAGAGCCACCAGAACCACCCAGCTCCCTATCGATCGCAAAAACGGCATCTGGGAGACAGAATCGCAGAGCAGCCAATCTGACTCCACCCAATCCTACACCCAGTCTTCGCCAGTCTAATCGTATGTCCAACCGACTCGAACGATCGAACGAAAACGTCAATAATGACAAAAAAGCGGTGATCGATATCTCGCTGATCAATACCTTTCGGCGCATTCAGCAAGATCTCAATCCCAACGCTGACGTTCAAGTGCTCGAAAACTATCGCTTCAGCCAGAGCAAAACTAGAACGTCACTGCGATTTCTGCTGATGCTGATTTTAGTGCCCCTACTGATGCAATATATCTCCAAGATCGTTGTCGTTGGCCCTGTCGTCGAAGTCTATCGCACCTATCGACATGCAGATGTGTTCTTGAATGTCAACCTCGAAAACGAAGCATATGAAGAGATCGAGACATTTGAAAAGCGCATCAAATTTCAGCAACTGGTCGGATTGGCACCCAAACTCACCACCGAGCAGTTAGAGGAGCAAGTCAAGCAAAAAGCCGAGGAAGTCAAGTTAAGCTTCTACCGCAAAAGTGCCGATGCAGTCAAAAATTGGTTTGCAGACATCCTCGCCGTCATCGCCTTCGCCTGGTTGATTACTCATAGCAAACAACAAATCGAGATCCTCAAATCATTTTTCGGCGATCTGATTTATGGACTTAGCGATACCGCCAAAGCCTTTATCATCATCCTGCTCACCGATACCTTCGTCGGCTTTCACTCGCCACATGGCTGGGAAATCATCCTCGAAGGTACCGCCAGACATCTGGGTATTGCCGAAAACAACGGCTTCAACTCATTATTTATCGCCACCTTCCCCGTATTGATGGATACTGTCTTCAAGTACTGGATCTTCCGCTACCTCACCGGACAGTCGCCGTCTTCGGTCGCTACCTACAAGTCAATGAACGAGTAA